The Deltaproteobacteria bacterium genome has a window encoding:
- a CDS encoding amidohydrolase: MRGCPRRDCSVRHGTGIQTGERVVRTAHAPPTVRVFRGPISCCTSSLHPVAYTLLFLLYQETRRATVTAGIGGCWREPTTNYFLCRKEDYCMAELRIISADSHFVEPPTMWAERVDTRFRDRAPHVQKGYKDRPGEWFMCENLQPVQVAGFFGSGKSAEELPEHLRRGFDVAPKSVWDPAERLKEQDRDGVSAEALYTSMGMLLFGLDDAELRSSCFRAFNDWAADYCSYDPKRLIGLGAITLEDIPAGVAELQRIAKKGLRGALIWGAPPEDKPYSSPEYDPFWAAAQDLNMPLSLHILTGRAGNRFSRRKVLFGYMALPQAIQLTFADMVTSGVFERFPRLKIVSAENDVSWIPHFLYRIDHAYDRLRHIEGLTLPMLPSEYMKRNVWATFQFETVNAPFTADTFGVDHIMWSSDYPHTDSPWPRSKEFITESFQNLAPADREKIVAKNAAQLYGINLS; this comes from the coding sequence ATGAGGGGTTGTCCCCGGAGAGACTGTAGCGTGCGCCATGGCACGGGAATTCAAACAGGCGAGCGCGTTGTGCGCACAGCACACGCTCCCCCAACTGTACGAGTGTTCCGTGGTCCGATTTCGTGCTGCACCTCTTCCCTACATCCTGTAGCCTACACCCTGCTATTTCTCTTGTACCAGGAAACGCGACGCGCTACTGTGACCGCGGGGATTGGTGGCTGCTGGAGAGAACCGACAACCAACTATTTTCTCTGTCGAAAGGAGGACTATTGTATGGCAGAGCTACGGATCATCTCAGCGGATTCACATTTTGTTGAACCACCTACCATGTGGGCCGAGCGCGTCGACACCCGTTTTCGTGATCGTGCACCGCATGTACAAAAGGGATACAAGGACAGACCCGGTGAATGGTTCATGTGTGAGAACCTGCAACCGGTCCAAGTGGCTGGCTTCTTCGGCTCGGGGAAAAGCGCGGAAGAACTGCCGGAACATTTGAGGCGCGGGTTTGATGTTGCCCCGAAGAGTGTCTGGGATCCGGCTGAACGTCTCAAGGAGCAAGACCGTGACGGTGTGAGCGCAGAGGCGCTCTATACCTCGATGGGAATGTTGCTCTTTGGTCTTGATGATGCAGAACTACGATCCTCATGTTTTCGTGCATTTAATGATTGGGCAGCTGACTATTGCAGTTACGACCCGAAGCGCTTGATCGGCTTAGGCGCGATTACGCTCGAAGATATTCCTGCTGGCGTCGCCGAGTTGCAACGCATTGCCAAAAAAGGCTTACGTGGCGCATTGATCTGGGGCGCACCACCTGAAGACAAACCGTATAGCTCACCAGAATACGATCCCTTCTGGGCAGCCGCGCAAGATCTCAATATGCCTTTGTCGCTGCATATCCTCACTGGGCGTGCGGGCAATCGCTTCAGTCGTCGTAAAGTCCTCTTCGGCTACATGGCGCTGCCGCAAGCGATTCAACTGACGTTTGCTGACATGGTCACGAGCGGTGTGTTTGAACGATTTCCACGGCTGAAGATCGTTTCGGCTGAGAACGACGTCTCCTGGATTCCTCACTTCTTGTATCGTATCGACCACGCCTATGATCGTTTACGTCACATCGAAGGATTGACGCTGCCGATGCTGCCGAGTGAGTACATGAAGCGCAACGTCTGGGCGACGTTCCAGTTTGAGACCGTGAATGCGCCATTCACGGCTGACACCTTTGGGGTTGATCACATTATGTGGTCATCGGACTATCCCCACACCGATTCGCCCTGGCCACGCTCGAAAGAGTTTATCACCGAGTCATTTCAGAATCTTGCGCCGGCAGATCGCGAGAAAATCGTCGCCAAGAATGCCGCGCAGTTGTATGGTATAAACCTCAGTTGA